A window of the Arachis duranensis cultivar V14167 chromosome 5, aradu.V14167.gnm2.J7QH, whole genome shotgun sequence genome harbors these coding sequences:
- the LOC107489726 gene encoding ABC transporter G family member 11 (The sequence of the model RefSeq protein was modified relative to this genomic sequence to represent the inferred CDS: added 40 bases not found in genome assembly): protein MEIEASKPSGNNNNNNNGGGVVPALSPLSETLWREKTDTEFIGDVSARLTWKDLTVMVTLSNGETQNVLEGLTGYAEPGTFTALMGPSGSGKSTLLDALSSRLAANAFLSGTILLNGRKAKLSFGTAAYVTQDDNLIGTLTVRETISYSARLRLPDKMARSDKRALVESTIVAMGLQDCADTVIGNWHLRGISGGEKRRVSIALEILMRPRLLFLDEPTSGLDSASAFFVTQTLRALARDGRTVIASIHQPSSEVFELFDQLYLLSGGKTVYFGQASEAYEFFAQAGFPCPALRNPSDHFLRCINSDFDKVKSTLKGSMKLRFEGSDDPLDKITTAEAIRTLIDYYRTSQHSYAAIQKVDEISKVKGTVLDAGGSQASFLMQSYTLTKRSFINMSRDFGYYWLRLVIYIVVTICIGTIYLNVGTGYNSILARGSCASFVFGFVTFMSIGGFPSFVEDMKVFQRERLNGHYGVTAFVISNTLSAMPFLILITFLSGTICYFMVRLHPGFWHYLFFVLCLYASVTVVESLMMAIASIVPNFLMGIIIGAGIQGIFMLVSGYFRLPHDIPKPVWRYPMSYISFHFWALQGQYQNDLTGLIFDNQTPDLPKIPGEYILENVFQIDVNRSKWIDLSVIFSMIIIYRIIFFIMIKINEDVTPWVRGYIARRRMQQKSGTQNTTIAPDVLAHSPSLRAYVSTQRRNGTSKS, encoded by the exons ATGGAGATAGAGGCAAGTAAACCTTCggggaataataataataataacaatggagGAGGGGTGGTTCCGGCGTTGAGTCCTCTGAGTGAGACTCTTTGGAGGGAGAAGACGGACACGGAGTTCATCGGAGACGTATCGGCCAGGCTGACGTGGAAGGATCTGACGGTTATGGTCACTCTCAGCAACGGAGAGACGCAAAATGTTCTAGAAGGTTTAACGGGTTATGCTGAGCCTGGAACCTTCACTGCACTCATGGGCCCCTC CGCCTTGCCGCCAATGCCTTCCTCTCCGGCACCATCCTCCTCAACGGTCGCAAAGCCAAGCTCTCCTTCGGCACCGCC GCTTACGTGACACAAGATGACAACTTAATTGGGACCCTAACAGTAAGAGAGACGATATCATATTCAGCAAGGCTGCGGTTGCCAGATAAGATGGCAAGGTCGGACAAAAGAGCATTGGTTGAGAGCACGATAGTGGCGATGGGGCTTCAAGATTGCGCTGACACAGTGATAGGGAACTGGCACCTGCGTGGGATCAGTGGTGGGGAGAAGAGAAGGGTTAGCATTGCATTGGAAATATTGATGAGGCCTAGGTTGCTCTTCCTTGATGAACCTACTAGTGGCTTAGACAG TGCTTCGGCTTTCTTTGTGACTCAGACACTGCGTGCATTGGCAAGAGATGGAAGAACAGTAATAGCTTCCATTCATCAACCAAGCAGTGAAGTGTTTGAACTCTTTGATCAATTGTACTTGCTCTCTGGTGGCAAAACTGTTTACTTTGGCCAAGCGTCTGAGGCATACGAG TTCTTTGCACAAGCTGGTTTTCCATGCCCTGCTTTGAGGAATCCATCAGATCATTTCCTTAGATGCATCAACTCTGACTTTGACAAAGTCAAATCAACTCTTAAGGGGTCCATGAAACTCAGG TTTGAGGGAAGTGATGATCCCTTGGATAAGATCACTACTGCTGAAGCTATCAGGACTCTTATTGATTACTACCGCACTTCTCAGCATTCTTATGCTGCAATACAGAAAGTGGATGAGATATCCAAAGTT aAAGGAACAGTGCTTGATGCAGGGGGAAGCCAAGCTAGCTTCTTAATGCAGTCTTACACGTTAACAAAGCGCTCCTTCATCAACATGTCTAGGGACTTTGGTTACTATTGGCTTAGGCTTGTGATCTACATTGTGGTCACTATCTGCATTGGAACCATTTATTTGAACGTGGGAACAGGCTACAATTCAATTCTG GCTAGAGGCTCATGTGCATCATTTGTGTTTGGTTTTGTCACATTCATGTCAATTGGTGGATTCCCTTCATTTGTTGAAGACATGAAG GTTTTCCAAAGGGAAAGACTGAATGGGCACTATGGTGTGACTGCATTTGTGATAAGCAACACATTATCTGCAATGCCATTCCTGATACTAATAACTTTTCTGTCTGGAACAATCTGTTACTTCATGGTTAGGCTTCACCCTGGTTTTTGGCATTACCTCTTCTTTGTGCTGTGCCTTTATGCAAGTGTCACAGTTGTTGAGAGCTTAATGATGGCAATAGCTAGCATTGTCCCCAACTTCCTCATGGGCATCATAATTGGAGCAGGGATTCAG GGAATATTCATGCTGGTGTCTGGCTACTTTAGGCTTCCACATGATATTCCAAAGCCAGTCTGGCGCTATCCAATGTCATACATCAGTTTCCATTTTTGGGCACTACAA GGACAATACCAGAATGATCTAACTGGCTTGATATTCGACAACCAGACGCCGGATCTTCCAAAGATACCGGGCGAATACATCCTAGAGAATGTTTTCCAGATTGATGTGAACAGATCAAAGTGGATAGACCTAAGTGTGATCTTCAGCATGATTATAATCTACCGCATAATTTTCTTCATAATGATCAAGATCAATGAGGATGTGACACCATGGGTTAGAGGGTACATTGCCAGGAGAAGGATGCAGCAGAAGAGTGGAACTCAGAACACAACTATTGCACCTGATGTTCTTGCTCACTCACCATCTCTTAGAGCCTATGTTTCTACTCAAAGAAGAAATGGCACTTccaaaagttga
- the LOC127747641 gene encoding uncharacterized protein LOC127747641, whose protein sequence is MWTIWKARNNYEYNNIEPNPESTINHARIIEKEYNSLIKENISKVREDNKGRSLPVIWRPPPQSWLKVNSDAAFSIGTKTGATASVIRDHTGKILGGSATVIQANSSLSAEAQALREAVILVENLNIQRAIIETDSLQIVQTLKSGDTIWEIDPIIQDIISIQKRLSNCGFTWTPREGNRLAHSLAALKLKNLLPASWPITPPPQTADIIRRERIGLLLQNSHQQT, encoded by the coding sequence ATGTGGACAATTTGGAAGGCTAGAAACAACTACGAGTACAACAACATAGAGCCTAACCCAGAGTCTACCATCAATCATGCAAGAATAATAGAGAAAGAATACAACAgcctaataaaagaaaacatctCCAAAGTCAGAGAAGACAACAAAGGGAGATCATTACCTGTCATTTGGAGACCTCCTCCTCAGAGCTGGCTCAAGGTAAATTCTGATGCTGCTTTTTCCATTGGAACTAAGACAGGGGCAACAGCTTCAGTGATCAGAGACCATACAGGAAAAATCCTGGGGGGATCTGCAACAGTGATTCAAGCAAACTCAAGCCTATCAGCAGAGGCACAAGCATTAAGGGAAGCTGTAATTCTAGtggaaaatttaaatattcaaaGAGCCATCATTGAAACAGATAGTCTGCAGATTGTTCAGACTCTCAAGTCAGGGGATACAATTTGGGAAATAGACCCAATCATTCAAGACATAATTTCTATTCAAAAAAGACTCTCAAACTGTGGTTTCACCTGGACCCCTCGAGAAGGAAACAGACTGGCTCATTCACTAGCAGCTCTGAAACTCAAAAATCTACTTCCTGCTAGTTGGCCAATAACTCCCCCGCCTCAAACTGCAGACATCATCAGAAGAGAAAGAATTGGACTGCTTCTCCAAAATTCTCATCAGCAAACCTGA